In Oligoflexus sp., the DNA window GAACAAAAACTTCGGATAGAATCCGAGATCTATCTGCAAAAAGCCCGCATCCAACGCCCTGTCGTCTTCGAGAGCGATATCCTCTCCGCCGTTGTCAGGGCTGTGGTCGAAGGGGTCGGTGTGGCTTTCCTGCCGAAGCATTATGTGCAGAAAGAATTGACCAGCGGTACTCTGGTCCTGCTCAGTGATGGGCAGAAGCTTTGGAATCATGCGATCTACCAGATTGCACCCAAAAAGCAGCAGTTGGATCTTGTGAATAGCGAGATCCGGGACTATTTCCGTCTTTTTAAGGCCAAATTGTAGCTTGAGATGAACGGATGGATGTCCGTCTGAATGCTTTGCGGCAAAGGGAATTTTCGGGAGTTGTCATGGGCGAACGGCTGCGGGTGCTTTGGAATAAATTGAACGCCGGCTATTGGATGATTCCGACTTTGATGGCTGTCGGAGCGTTAGGCGTGTCATATCTTGTTGTGCTTCTTGATATGCGCTTCAGCACGGGGAAGCAGGAATCATGGTGGCTCGGATACACGGGTGGGGCCGATGGAGCCCGCTCAGTCCTGAGTGCGATCGCCTCGTCGATGATCAACGTGGCTGGCGTCGTCTTTTCCATAACGGTCGTGATTTTATCCTTGGCGACCCAGCAATTCGGAACCTATATTTTACGAAGTTTTATGCGCGATCGTAGTAATCAGACGGTCCTTGGGGTTTTCCTGGGGACGTACCTTTACTGTCTGATGCTGCTGCGTTCCGTGCGGGGCCGCGATGACGATATGCCGTCAGCCTCGCAGTTCATTCCTTACATCGGTGTCACGCTGGGCTTGATCCTGGCGATGATCAGCCTGGGCTACCTGATTTTTTTCATTCATCATCTCGCCCATTCCATCAAGTCGTCGAATCTGGTGGCCCATTCTGGACGCGACTTTATTCAGGCCATTGAGCGCCTGTTTCCCCAGGAGGTGACGCGACCGTCATCCCATATTCATAGCGCCCCACCCAGCGAGGGCACGCTGGTCACATCCCTCAACGCCGGTTATCTGCAGGCCGTTGATGGCGACGGCTTGGTCCGGCTTGGAGCGGAGAAGGACGTTCTGATCGTTCTGCGCGCTCGTCCGGGATCTTTCATCGGTGCGGGGGATCCGCTGGCTTTGATTGCGTCCGATCCTCGGCAGGATTTCGGGGACGACATGATTACGCGCATTCGCTCCGCGTTCATACTGGGTGATGAGCGCACGATAGATCAGGATGTTTCGTTCGGCATTGAAGCTCTGGTCGAACTCGTTATCAGGGCGCTGTCGCCGGGAATCAATAACCCCGTGACGGCTTTGCAGTGCATTGACCGACTCCGTGACGGCCTCTCGCGTCTGGCCGCGCGACCTGTTCCGGCAGCTTATCGGCAGGACTCGCAGGGCGTCCCCCGCTTTCATGCCGAACCACTTCGTTTCGTCGAGCTGCTTGATCTTTCCTTCGGCCGCCTCGTCTACGGTGCCCGTCATCATCCGGACGTTCTTTTGAGTCTGCTGAGGGCGCTGCATATACTGCGGAAGAGAGTTACCGATGTGTTGGATCAGGAGGCCATCATGCGTCACGTCCGCAGGATCGAACATCACTTCCAAGCCATTGATGATGAATTTTTTCAGGAACGCTTGAAGCGCGCAGTCCTGTGAAGGACCTTCGCATGTTCTCATTAGGCTATTCCTATGGATGCCATAGGCCGAGTCTATGAATTTTTCCAGAATGGGTGTTTGCATGAGCGCGGGCTTTGCAGTATGAGAAGGATGATGGTTTTCTTTCAATAGGGCGCGTTTTGATGCAAGATTCCTCTCTCTTGAGAACACTCTACGTTCGCGGCTCTTTTCACCGCGCTTTTATTAAAGCCCCTTACATCATCGCCGCTATTATCACCGGCCTTGTTTCGGTGGGCTTTGGTACTGTCGTGGACCGGGTGACAGAATTCGCCTCGCACATGCTGAAGACCCAGCCTTTGGTTTTTCTCGCACTCACCCCCATGGCCTTCGGTCTGTCCCGCTGGTTTGTGCAGAAGTTTGGGGTCGCGGCCTCAGGAAGCGGTATTCCCCAGGTCATGGCCGCGTTGAGCGTGGATACGCACACGAGGGCCCAGATCGAACCTTTATTGAATTTCAAGATTCTGCTGGCGAAAATCGTCAGCGGCTGTCTGTGCCTGCTGGGCGGCGGAATCGTCGGAAGAGAAGGGCCGATGGTCCAGGTTTCGGCCATTATTTTTCTTGGGGTCGGGGATGTCTTTCGGAAATTCAAGGCCCGGGTGGATTATCACAGCCTCATAGTCGCAGGTGGAGCAGCCGGTGTCGCGGCAGCCTTCAATACCCCTTTGGGCGGGATAGTCTTCGCCATCGAGGAGCTTCTCAGTCAGCATTTTTCGAAGGTAAGGTCGGCCTTGATTGTGGCTGTGATCATTGCCGGAATGGTCGCGCAAAGTTTCCTGGGGCCTTATCTCTATCTAGGGGCTGTTCCCCTTCAAACTCCAAAGTTCTCCTTTATCGTTCCGCTTTTGACCGTAAGCGCCTTGGCAGGACTGATGGGAGGTTTCTTTGGTAAAGCTTTGATCTTCACCCAGACCTCGATCGGGGACTGGTCGGCCAGGCGCCGGCTGCTATGGGCCGTTTTATGCGGATTTATCGTAGCCTTGTTCCTGGTCTTCATGAGTGATCAGGCTCCTTATGTGACGGGTGGCGGCACGCGACTCATCCGGGATATCCTTTGGCAGGGGAAAACTGTCGATTTTCTTTTGGTGCTGGAGCGTTTCGTCGTGTCCCTGGTGACATTCATATCAGGCTGCGCCGGAGGCATATTCGCGCCTTCTCTGGCCTTCGGAGCCGCGCTGGGGAAATGTCTTGTCTATGTTTTTTCTGGTACTGATCCGGTCGCCCTGACTTTGATCGGAATGGTCAGCTTTCTGGCATCTGTAACCCGGGCCCCCTTTACTTCCATGGTGCTCGTGACAGAGATGAGCGATGGCCATGGTCTCTCACTGCACGTTCTTCTCGCCAGCCTTTTCGCTGTCGGTGTCGCACGCAGCGTGGAGTCGCGGTCCTATTATCATTTTCAGGCAGAATTCTACCGCCGTTGGATAACACCCCAGGAACCCGAGTCCGACGCGGAATCCGATCAAACCCGATAGCGTTCCGCCACCTCCATCCTCAAACTGAGTCCGTGGCCGGGTCGTGTGAGGTCAGGCACCAGATCGCCATGCTCCAGCTTCGGAAATCCTTCGAAGAGCATTTTTTCCAGGCGCACGTGATCATGAAAATATTCGAGATGGCGGAGTTTCTGCGCGGCGCAGCAGACCGGCAAATGCAGGGCCGGTGCCGTGTGGGCCGAGAGTGGAATTTCAAAAGCATCGCAGAGCGCGTCCACCTGCAAAAATCCAGTATAGCCGCCACAGCGCGTTGCGTCCGCCTGCAGCACGTCCACGCTTTCGGCCTCCAGCATGAGGCGGAAATAGACGGGATCAAAACCATATTCGCCCGCAGCAATGTCGAGCTGGGGAGGCGCATGCTTGCGGATGTGGTGAAGGCCTTGTAAATTCTCTGAGGAAACAGGCTCCTCGAACCAGCTGACGTTGTGCTCGCGACATAAGGTTTCGCAGAAGAAAAGGGCTTCGCGCGGCGTGAGGGCTCCGTTGGCATCTATGAAAAGTTGAACATCCGGGCCAATCGCCTGTCGAGCCACGGCGATGCGGTCGCGCTCCCTGGTGAGATCCGCACCGATTTTCATTTTGACGAAGCGCAGGCCTTCCGCAGCCCAGCCCCCCAATTGAGCGTGCAGGCGCTCATGAGTGTAGGTGAGAAAACCTCCGCTGCCATAGATCGGAACATGGGTGCGCGCCGCACCGAGGAGTGTGACGAGAGGCGCCTGGAAAAGACGCGCCTTCAGATCCCACAGGGCCACGTCCACGGCCGCGATCGCCATCGTCGCGACGCCTCCAGGTCCGAAATTGCGAACCTTCCTCCGCATCATGCTCCAAAGCGCGGCTATTGCAAAGGGATCCTGTTGCTGAAGGGCCGGCGCGAGCACATCCTGAATGATGGACGCTGCCCCTTTTTGGGAATAGGTATAACCCAATCCTGTCTGACCACCTGCATGAATTCTGACCACGATCATCGTGGTCTCTGTCCATTCCAGTGTTCCATCCGCTTCGGGTTCATCGGTGGGCACCGTCAGAGGCAAAACATCGACCGCTGTGATGGGTGGGCCTTTTTCATCGAGTTTCATAAGCATCTTCCTTTATCAGAGACGTCCCGCATCACTGCGATCACCAGCGGGACCTCTGGGTTTAAAGAGGTTGTAGGCTGAGTTCACATGAGCAATGTGAGAAAAAGCCTGTGGGAAATTGCCCACGAGCCGACGGCGATCAGGACAGTATTCCTCGGCGAAGAGTCCCACATCGTTGCGAAGCGAAATCAAATGACTATAAAGTTCGTGCGCTTCCTGCCGTCGACCGAGGAGCACGTAATTGTCAACGAGCCAGAACGAGCAAGCGAGGAATGTGCCTTCCTCGCCGGCGAGTCCGTCCAGTTCCTGACGAGGCCGATAACGCCGGACAAGTCCATCCTGCAGCAATTCCTTTTCCACGGCTCGAATGGTGCCCACGACCCGCGGATCATCAGCCTTCAAAAACCCTACCAGTCCGATCATGAGAAGGCTGGCATCCAGATCGCGCGATCCGTAGGACTGCACGAACGAGCCCAGTTCGGCATTATAGCCATGCGTGAGGATATCCTGACGAATCCGCTCGCGCAGCTTGCGCCATGCTTCCAGGTGGCCGTCCAGCTTGAAGGTTTCCGCGGATTTGATCGCGCGGTCCACAGCCACCCAGGCCATGACTTTGGAATGAGTGAAGTGGCGCCTGGGACCACGAACTTCCCAGATGCCCTCGTCGGGTTCGTGCCAGACGGTTTCCAGGTAGTCCAGCAGTTTGCGCTGCAGGCGCCAGGCATCGGAGCTTTGCGGGAGTCCAACGCGCAGTCCGAGATGAAGCGTGTCCATCACTTCGCCGAAGACATCCAGCTGGAGCTGAAGATGCGCAGCGTTGCCGATCCTGACTGGCGAGGAGTCCTCATAACCGGGAAGCCCATCGAGGTTGGTTTCGCTGAGCCTGCGTTCGCCGCAGAGCCCATACATGATGCGCAGTTGCCTGGGCGTCCCTGCAATGGCGCGCAGGAGCCACTGACGCCAGGCCTCGGCTTCTTCGCGATAGCCTGCGGTCAGCAGGGAATAGAGGGTGAATGTCGAATCGCGGAGCCAACAGTAGCGGTAGTCCCAGTTTCGATCCCCGCCCGGACGTTCGGGCAGCGAGGTGGTCGGCGCCGCGACGATGCCGCCCGTGGGCCTGTAGGTCAGTCCTTTCAGGGTCACCAGAGAACGCAAGACGCCCCCCTGATCCTGATTCCGATCGGCCCATTCCTTCCAGTAATAGATCGTGCGGCGAAGTGCGTGATAAGCGTTCTCAGGCAGGACGGGACGTGGTTCCTGCGAGGCATGCCAGGCCATGACAAATGCCAATCGTTGTCCTCCTTTCACAGTGAACTGCGCTTCGGTATGCAGGTTGTGTCCATGCAAGGGAACATCGGAATGGAAAACCAATGCGTCGGGCCCGGCGACGGCGTGGATGCAGTGACCTTTCTCGTCCAGGCGTCGCACCCAGGGGACGACGCTGCCATAATCAAAGCGAATGACGAGGCTCAGATCCATAGCGACCTCACCCTTCAGGCCTTCGATGATGCGAATCAGAATAGGTTGCCCGGTATCCATCAGCATGCCGTCGGTCAAGCGACAGCATCCTTGGGCTGTCGTGAATTCCGTCTGCATGACCAAAGTCCCCTCCACATAGGAGCGTTGGCTATCAAAGGCCTGACGGGGACAGAGAGACCAGTGTCCGTGCGTTTCATCGCCCAGGAGCGCTGCGAAACATGCCGATGAATCGAAGCGTGGAAGGCACAACCAGTCGATGGAACCATGGCGGCTCACCAGTGCCGCCGTGTGACAGTTGCCGATCATCGCGTAATCTTCGAGGGGAAGCGACATTCAGGATACTCCTGCCTGGTGAATGGATCAGCTGGGAAACGCGATCGTACTGATCAGAGCATTGGCCGCCTGCCTGGAGTCGAGACGGGTATGCTGAACGACGATCGGGACATTGGCAATCAAAAGACTCGCGTAATCCGTGCCGCGGGGTATGGGCTCAGGGTCATCCAGATCATTGAAACGCAGGTGTCGCGTGCGCCGGGCAGGAACCTGAACATGATAAGGTCCTGCCGGTTCCCTATTGCTAAAAAAAACGTAAATCTCGACATCCGCCGGATCCTCCCCGGTGTTCAGAATGCAGGCGGTTTCATGACTCAGCATTTCCGGAGATGGCCCGGTGCTTTCACGAGGAATATAGCCTTCGGGTATGGCCCAGATGAGATGCCCAATGGCGCGCATATTTTTCATAAGTGACCTCCTTGCCTGGTCCACAAGCATCATGCATGCCATGGAACACTGCTTGCTTGATTCATGCCGAAGACCAGGCAGCATCTCAACTCCCATGCGTCTTGAGCATGTTGTCTTTCCCTCACATCCCATACGACCATGAGGAGTTCGACATGGAATTGGAATACTCTCGCACTGCTTTTGCACCCGCCAGGCACGACATCAGGAGGCCTTTATCCAAGGTCCAGCAGAAGAAAATGACGCCAGACCTGGAGGCCTGCCTGCGGGACCTTCAAAAGCATGTGAAAGGCGATGTGCGCTTCGATGAGGGCACGCGGAGCCTTTACACAGTGGATGCTTCGAATTACCGCTACATTCCCCTCGGCTGCGTCATGCCTCGGAGCAAGGACGATATCCAGATGGTGGTTGCGATTTGCAAGAAACATGGCATGCCCATACTTTCCCGTGGAGGCGGGACCAGCCTGGCTGGGCAGTGCACGAATGCCGCGATCATCATGGATATGACGCGCTATTTTCAGGGTGTGGTCAGCATCGATCCTGAACGTCGTCTGGCTCGCGTTCTTCCGGGAACCGTGCTCGATCATCTGCGGCAGACGACTCAGGAAAAATATGGACTCACCTTCGCGCCTGATCCCGCCACCCACAATCACTGTACGCTGGGAGGCATGCTCGGCAATAATTCCTGTGGCATTCATTCGCTTATGCGCGGCGATCGCGGCCGCACGGCTGATAGTACCCATGAATTGGAAATTCTCACCTATGATGGCCTCCGCATGCGGGTCGGAGCCACTACAGACAACGAGTTGGAGTCCATCATTCGCAGTGATGGGCCACGGGGGATGATCTATCGGCGGCTGAAAGATCTTCGCGATCGCTATGCGCCTCTCATTCGCGAACGCTATCCCCGAATACCGCGTCGCGTTTCCGGTTTTAATCTGGATGAGCTGCTGCCCGAAAAAGGTTTTCATGTCGCGCGTGCGCTGGTCGGCACGGAAGGGACCTGCGTCACCACTCTGGAGGCGACGCTTGAGCTTGTGCCCCATCCCCGGGAGAAGGTTCTCGCCGTCCTTGGATTTGAAAGCGTCTATGTCGCGGCCGACGCCGTGCCTGCCGTGCTCGCAGCTCAACCTATGGCGCTGGAAGGCATCGACAGCAAACTCTTTGAATACAGCAGCAGGAGCCATGAGCATAAGAAGGGCCTTCGCCTCTTTCCCGAGGGGACGGGTTGGTTGATCACGGAATTCGGCGGAGACACCGTGGAAGAAGCCATGGCCGCAGCCCATCGTCTGGATGCGATTCTGCCTCAGCTGCCAGGGAAGGCGCGCTGTGCCTTTATTCAGAACAAGGACGATCAAAAAGCGATCTGGGAAATCCGCGAGTCCGGTTTGGGAACGACGGCGTTCAGTGACAGCCTGGGAGAAACATGGCCCGGCTGGGAGGACTCAGCTGTGCATCCCGACAAGTTTGGGCGCTATCTTCGGGAATTCCGAACTCTGCTGGACCGCCATCATTACGATGGCTCTCTCTATGGACACTTCGGACAGGGCTGCCTGCACGTCCGGATTAATTTTGATCTGCGCACAGGTTTTGGCCGTGAAAAATACAAGGCTTTCTTAGCCGATGCCGCTGACCTTGTCGTGGGTTTCGGTGGCTCCCTTTCCGGCGAACATGGTGATGGACAGTCCCGTGGCGAGCTGCTGACAAAGATGTATGGTCCCGAGCTGGTTCAGGCCTTTAAGGAATTCAAGTCCATCTGGGATCCTGAGGGCCACATGAATCCCGGACGGGTCGTGAATGCTCCCCCGCCGGATCAGAATTTGAAGATTGGCTCCGATTATAAACCGCGCAAGGTCAAAACCTGGTTTGCCTATGAAAAGGATCACGGGAGCTTCGCGCATGCTACGGTCCGCTGTGTCGGGGTCGGGGAATGTCGGCGCGAATCCGGTGGAACGATGTGTCCCAGTTATCGCGTGACCCACGAGGAGAAGCATAGCACGCGGGGGCGTGCCCACCTTCTGCATGAGATGATGGACGGCAGCCTCATCAAGGACGGCTTCCGAAGCGAAGCCGTGAAAAGCGCCTTGGATCTCTGTCTGGCCTGCAAAGGCTGCAAAAGCGATTGCCCTGTTCAGGTGGATATGGCCACGTATAAGGCCGAATTCCTGGCCCACTATCACCAGCACGTGAGAAGGCCGCGCCAGGCTTATTCCATGGGATTGATCCACTGGTGGGCGCGTCTCGCCAGTACGATGCCCGGGCTGGTCAATACTCTGACCCATACACCGGGATTGAGCCGGCTCTTGAAGACGGCTGGTGGCATGGCCCCTGAACGCGAATTTCCGCGCTTTGCCTCCACCACTTTCCGCGAATGGTTTGATGCA includes these proteins:
- a CDS encoding FAD-binding and (Fe-S)-binding domain-containing protein — translated: MTPDLEACLRDLQKHVKGDVRFDEGTRSLYTVDASNYRYIPLGCVMPRSKDDIQMVVAICKKHGMPILSRGGGTSLAGQCTNAAIIMDMTRYFQGVVSIDPERRLARVLPGTVLDHLRQTTQEKYGLTFAPDPATHNHCTLGGMLGNNSCGIHSLMRGDRGRTADSTHELEILTYDGLRMRVGATTDNELESIIRSDGPRGMIYRRLKDLRDRYAPLIRERYPRIPRRVSGFNLDELLPEKGFHVARALVGTEGTCVTTLEATLELVPHPREKVLAVLGFESVYVAADAVPAVLAAQPMALEGIDSKLFEYSSRSHEHKKGLRLFPEGTGWLITEFGGDTVEEAMAAAHRLDAILPQLPGKARCAFIQNKDDQKAIWEIRESGLGTTAFSDSLGETWPGWEDSAVHPDKFGRYLREFRTLLDRHHYDGSLYGHFGQGCLHVRINFDLRTGFGREKYKAFLADAADLVVGFGGSLSGEHGDGQSRGELLTKMYGPELVQAFKEFKSIWDPEGHMNPGRVVNAPPPDQNLKIGSDYKPRKVKTWFAYEKDHGSFAHATVRCVGVGECRRESGGTMCPSYRVTHEEKHSTRGRAHLLHEMMDGSLIKDGFRSEAVKSALDLCLACKGCKSDCPVQVDMATYKAEFLAHYHQHVRRPRQAYSMGLIHWWARLASTMPGLVNTLTHTPGLSRLLKTAGGMAPEREFPRFASTTFREWFDARQKPKAEGRPRVLLFPDTFNNHFHPYVGRAATEVLENAGFEVLIPSRVFCCGRPLYDYGMLDEAKKLLLHTMEGLEPYVKENLPIVGLEPSCIAVFRDELKNLFPKSERARLLSQSFHTFGDFISKKAPRYQVPQLQQKALVHGHCHHKAVMGFDGDKKLLEKTGLDFQILDSGCCGMAGSFGFEPGDKYRVSIAAGEKVLLPEVRKASPQTVIIADGFSCKEQIRQTTPRQALHIAEVLHMALHKNKGLDMKAERPEDFYYRNFKTLPARSRRALYVTAGLALIVGLGSYHYIKQRRSGRYARQVI
- a CDS encoding DUF2254 domain-containing protein, with amino-acid sequence MGERLRVLWNKLNAGYWMIPTLMAVGALGVSYLVVLLDMRFSTGKQESWWLGYTGGADGARSVLSAIASSMINVAGVVFSITVVILSLATQQFGTYILRSFMRDRSNQTVLGVFLGTYLYCLMLLRSVRGRDDDMPSASQFIPYIGVTLGLILAMISLGYLIFFIHHLAHSIKSSNLVAHSGRDFIQAIERLFPQEVTRPSSHIHSAPPSEGTLVTSLNAGYLQAVDGDGLVRLGAEKDVLIVLRARPGSFIGAGDPLALIASDPRQDFGDDMITRIRSAFILGDERTIDQDVSFGIEALVELVIRALSPGINNPVTALQCIDRLRDGLSRLAARPVPAAYRQDSQGVPRFHAEPLRFVELLDLSFGRLVYGARHHPDVLLSLLRALHILRKRVTDVLDQEAIMRHVRRIEHHFQAIDDEFFQERLKRAVL
- a CDS encoding chloride channel protein; translated protein: MRTLYVRGSFHRAFIKAPYIIAAIITGLVSVGFGTVVDRVTEFASHMLKTQPLVFLALTPMAFGLSRWFVQKFGVAASGSGIPQVMAALSVDTHTRAQIEPLLNFKILLAKIVSGCLCLLGGGIVGREGPMVQVSAIIFLGVGDVFRKFKARVDYHSLIVAGGAAGVAAAFNTPLGGIVFAIEELLSQHFSKVRSALIVAVIIAGMVAQSFLGPYLYLGAVPLQTPKFSFIVPLLTVSALAGLMGGFFGKALIFTQTSIGDWSARRRLLWAVLCGFIVALFLVFMSDQAPYVTGGGTRLIRDILWQGKTVDFLLVLERFVVSLVTFISGCAGGIFAPSLAFGAALGKCLVYVFSGTDPVALTLIGMVSFLASVTRAPFTSMVLVTEMSDGHGLSLHVLLASLFAVGVARSVESRSYYHFQAEFYRRWITPQEPESDAESDQTR
- a CDS encoding enolase C-terminal domain-like protein, whose amino-acid sequence is MKLDEKGPPITAVDVLPLTVPTDEPEADGTLEWTETTMIVVRIHAGGQTGLGYTYSQKGAASIIQDVLAPALQQQDPFAIAALWSMMRRKVRNFGPGGVATMAIAAVDVALWDLKARLFQAPLVTLLGAARTHVPIYGSGGFLTYTHERLHAQLGGWAAEGLRFVKMKIGADLTRERDRIAVARQAIGPDVQLFIDANGALTPREALFFCETLCREHNVSWFEEPVSSENLQGLHHIRKHAPPQLDIAAGEYGFDPVYFRLMLEAESVDVLQADATRCGGYTGFLQVDALCDAFEIPLSAHTAPALHLPVCCAAQKLRHLEYFHDHVRLEKMLFEGFPKLEHGDLVPDLTRPGHGLSLRMEVAERYRV
- a CDS encoding glycoside hydrolase family 15 protein, producing the protein MSLPLEDYAMIGNCHTAALVSRHGSIDWLCLPRFDSSACFAALLGDETHGHWSLCPRQAFDSQRSYVEGTLVMQTEFTTAQGCCRLTDGMLMDTGQPILIRIIEGLKGEVAMDLSLVIRFDYGSVVPWVRRLDEKGHCIHAVAGPDALVFHSDVPLHGHNLHTEAQFTVKGGQRLAFVMAWHASQEPRPVLPENAYHALRRTIYYWKEWADRNQDQGGVLRSLVTLKGLTYRPTGGIVAAPTTSLPERPGGDRNWDYRYCWLRDSTFTLYSLLTAGYREEAEAWRQWLLRAIAGTPRQLRIMYGLCGERRLSETNLDGLPGYEDSSPVRIGNAAHLQLQLDVFGEVMDTLHLGLRVGLPQSSDAWRLQRKLLDYLETVWHEPDEGIWEVRGPRRHFTHSKVMAWVAVDRAIKSAETFKLDGHLEAWRKLRERIRQDILTHGYNAELGSFVQSYGSRDLDASLLMIGLVGFLKADDPRVVGTIRAVEKELLQDGLVRRYRPRQELDGLAGEEGTFLACSFWLVDNYVLLGRRQEAHELYSHLISLRNDVGLFAEEYCPDRRRLVGNFPQAFSHIAHVNSAYNLFKPRGPAGDRSDAGRL
- a CDS encoding sensory rhodopsin transducer, which gives rise to MRAIGHLIWAIPEGYIPRESTGPSPEMLSHETACILNTGEDPADVEIYVFFSNREPAGPYHVQVPARRTRHLRFNDLDDPEPIPRGTDYASLLIANVPIVVQHTRLDSRQAANALISTIAFPS